The nucleotide sequence CGGATGCGCTACGTGTTGATTTTCAAGAACCACGGTGAGGAAGCCGGTGCGCACACCATCACTCATTCCATTTCGCAGCTCATGGCCCTGCCCGTGACGCCGCGTGCCATCAAGACGAAGCTGATGGTAGCCCGCGATTACTACGTCATGAAAGAGCGATGTATCTACTGCGACGTCTTGCAGCAGGAACTGGCGGATCGTCGCCGCCTGATCGCGGAGAACGGCGATTTTGTGGCTCTCACTCCCTTCGCCTCGCGCTCTCCCTTCGAGATGGGGATTTTCCCGAAATTCCACAGCAGCGCGTTCAGCCGGATCGATGCTTCTCAGATTGACAATCTCGCGAGCATCTTGCGCGAGGTTCTGCAAAAATTGGATCAGACCCTGGGTGGGGCGCCCTACAATCTTGCACTCCAGGACCGGCCCTTTCTCCGTCCCAGAAAAGGCTACTGGAAAAGCATCGAAGAGGACTTCCACTGGCATCTCCAGATCTTGCCGCAGATCGTGCGCACCACCGGATTCGAGCGGGCCTCCTGGTTCTTCTACAATCCGGTACCGCCAGAAGTTGCCGCCCGATGCCTTACCCCCTACGAGCGGACCTGAGACAGCAATCGCCGATGCAGACTAACGGTGGAGTGTTCACGCAACGACCCCTCTCGTGATTCAGGAGTTGATAAGGGGAGCTTGTGGCCTCCTTGGACTCTGACCACCAACGTCGGCAGGGAGGTTGGGTCGATGAATCACGGGCGTCTCGCGGAGGTGCTCTGAAGGCTGTTTCACTTCCACCGGAATCCACGGCCGGCGTCACCGTAATGTGTAATGTGCAGGAGGCGATGGCTCGAGTAGCACCTCGGGCGAAAGGCATGTCCGACAGTTCCTATGGTTTCTCTAGCCGTGGTGGATCATGTAGCAGTCGCGCTCGGGGTCATCGGGGTGTGGACGCCGGAGTCGTGCGCAATCTGAACCAGCTCGAAGATGTCGGGACGCTTCAGCGGGTCGCCGCCGGTGAGGACGAGGA is from Terriglobia bacterium and encodes:
- a CDS encoding galactose-1-phosphate uridylyltransferase encodes the protein MQRRSGDTQPDSEADMSQMRKDIFTGGWVIVAETDTVRPSDFHFKRFTRGTTFCPFCETNEASTPPEVFAIRRPGFPANGPGWSVRVVSNSLPRLRIEGDLGRRPQGFHDLMNGIGADEVIAETPRHDRSLGELEVPDVANVVRAWAARIVDLERDERMRYVLIFKNHGEEAGAHTITHSISQLMALPVTPRAIKTKLMVARDYYVMKERCIYCDVLQQELADRRRLIAENGDFVALTPFASRSPFEMGIFPKFHSSAFSRIDASQIDNLASILREVLQKLDQTLGGAPYNLALQDRPFLRPRKGYWKSIEEDFHWHLQILPQIVRTTGFERASWFFYNPVPPEVAARCLTPYERT